The following are from one region of the Brienomyrus brachyistius isolate T26 chromosome 4, BBRACH_0.4, whole genome shotgun sequence genome:
- the rreb1b gene encoding ras-responsive element-binding protein 1 isoform X1 translates to MSRRKQPNPNKVRQMENEDARLGVGVAVALSAEPGPSGDEEESGSERQEEEHTGGDGEEAERSPAGGGGEEQPPVNPTTAPTVQINGNSNTPTKTPVKSAAPNRMLRRTQDARDDTSSFICPLCDKNCVTQHQLTMHIRQHNSDSGTTDHSCSICGKSLSSASSLDRHMLVHSGERPYKCSVCGQTFTTNGNMHRHMKIHDKDPSTGLSTSPPSPTKRRRPSAKRKPSLGDEGERTDEPPHKKGSEESQAGEWGKGGDLQPCPICFKSFLCKYGLETHMETHPDSTLRCEVCCITFRTHRGLLRHNAVVHKQLPTDPAGRPFIQNNPSIPLGFSDLAFIDFSCRKFPHIAQVWCETNLRRSTSKFHRFVCETCNRAFPLQSALNLHLATHDAGQSDSKEAPANPGSETPPTAKKAGFMESLGLQHISQMKPDQTDEEAQQAVLDSIRVIRVEPTMPSLPQEPSGIALPLPDPSSLQGLSQVSALSFLSLQPFQKGFIMQPDSGMVVRPISNENGVELADIQQILKIASSAPNQITLPPLSKAPSNSTQTSCKQMPSLKPKPLVAPRTSLATSTPPPLMNAQQASPCCISPSLPPPTNQLLQTPGESSSSSSSPTSGYDCTQDRSGEKTQLNMDALTPMEAGNQMVVSELKGIGGRKPGRKEAFPCRFCEQVFGSASVLQAHMRFHMGASPYQCRICDYAAPDKATLIRHLRTHSGERPYACRICRYAFTVKANCERHLRKKHMKNTRKEIEKNIEYVSGDSPDSVGGETLCGYCGEDLKSYRALQIHLRTHGGCQRKPFECRRCGAAFLAKRNCIHHLLKQHPEVQEREIEEHISTLLLDPPSAQSPVALPQNRQFPQPIKVEEIGFYAGDPDQPLDFSSKGRGGPMVSPCGTKQEGVHPPLPASYDTSFEPIDLSIPKNPEKKLKRDIAGMPPTVPPLEIKREELSPGTNHVRPQDKALGEKPRQFAPYQVSLVPPHTNGPLSASRPLRLKPLLPKPFSAPTSSKELPPLASIAQIISSVSVAPALLKRESAPSSPGGGLELVPEKGTGVTGLQKNPEPPSKQQPEGEDGASNGSVDESSPEISKKRGKARPSGGGGDHHTTEPGDIDLESSGEFASVEKILATTNANKFSPYLQPDAAIAEASLKEEAKRPSTSEDEKDGQDDKQRPRSQTKGKKNAYSNSLQKMTCSYCPRVFPWASSLQRHMLTHTGQKPFPCPECDALFSTKSNCERHLLRKHGMANRAQTQQNGTTSKPKACEGSPESAESMSDSDPATGEALDLSGTESNKGMAGSKRPVTEEQKPEPTAVDRPVHQGALEQNGGCAGPQCGESHPNEKDDDSQSNKSLDLNFARKLMDFKFSEEEQQQQPPLPGGGSAGLESCNQEESKHTCGSCGKSFRHAATLVRHQRVHASEGQEEDSRKVVQRVAEGSQGPGTSAEEQQLDKERKESEGTGSAGDSGSEEEEKEKDDRSDEEGGATEPKSSEGESGNKADKRKKVCSVCNKRFWSLQDLTRHMRSHTGERPYKCQTCERTFTLKHSLVRHQRIHQKPRGEEAQGGGGGGLAGGTAGEEEGASGRSGSESESTLGSTNPSSENESEGAGPAQPGGQVQREVLGEEQAELGPPQELVDQAAEPLEEQSDDAPGSTTAPSGGYIEDLLERPDKPPSLEHMLPSGESPIVGVE, encoded by the exons AGATGGAGAACGAGGACGCGCGGCTGGGAGTCGGGGTCGCTGTGGCGCTGAGCGCGGAGCCAGGCCCATCGGGAGACGAGGAGGAAAGTGGGTCCGAGCGGCAGGAGGAGGAGCACACAG GAGGTGACGGCGAGGAGGCTGAGCGCTCCCCGGCTGGGGGAGGTGGGGAGGAGCAGCCCCCTGTGAATCCCACGACGGCACCTACTGTCCAGATCAATGGGAACTCCAACACGCCCACCAAGACCCCCGTCAAGTCGGCGGCCCCGAACCGCATGCTAAGGCGGACCCAG GATGCCAGGGACGACACCTCATCCTTCATCTGCCCCTTATGCGACAAGAACTGCGTCACGCAGCACCAGCTGACCATGCACATCCGACAG CACAACTCGGACAGCGGGACCACGGACCACTCGTGCAGCATCTGCGGAAAGTCGCTGAGCTCGGCCAGCTCCCTGGACCGGCACATGCTGGTGCACAGCGGCGAGAGGCCCTACAAGTGCTCCGTGTGCGGACAGACCTTCACCACCAACGGCAACATGCACAG GCACATGAAGATACACGACAAAGACCCCAGCACAGGCCTGAGCacaagccccccctcccccaccaagcGACGAAGGCCTTCCGCCAAGAGGAAGCCCAGCCTGGGTGATGAGGGCGAGCGCACGGACGAGCCCCCGCATAaaaag GGGTCCGAGGAGAGCCAGGCGGGTGAGTGGGGCAAAGGCGGGGATCTGCAGCCTTGTCCCATCTGCTTCAAGAGCTTCTTGTGCAAATACGGCCTGGAGACGCACATGGAGACCCACCCTGACAGCACACTCAG GTGTGAGGTGTGCTGCATCACTTTCCGCACTCACCGAGGTCTGCTGCGTCATAACGCCGTCGTCCACAAGCAGCTTCCCACCGACCCTGCCGGACGCCCCTTCATCCAGAATAATCCCTCCATCCCACTGGGTTTCAGTGACCTGGCCTTCATTGACTTCTCCTGCAGGAAGTTCCCACACATCGCCCAG GTTTGGTGTGAGACCAATCTCCGCCGATCTACCAGCAAGTTCCATCGCTTTGTGTGTGAGACCTGCAACAGGGCCTTCCCCCTTCAGTCCGCCCTCAATCTGCACTTGGCCACTCACGACGCCGGACAGAGTGATTCAAAGGAAGCCCCGGCCAATCCCGGCAGTGAAACGCCGCCCACCGCTAAGAAGGCCGGCTTCATGGAGTCTCTGGGCCTGCAGCACATTTCCCAGATGAAGCCAGATCAGACGGATGAGGAGGCCCAGCAAGCTGTGCTGGACAGCATCCGGGTCATCCGCGTGGAGCCAACTATGCCCAGCCTACCTCAGGAGCCCAGTGGCATTGCCCTTCCCCTGCCGGACCCGTCGTCACTGCAGGGCCTCTCCCAGGTGAGTGCCCTGAGCTTCCTGTCGCTGCAGCCCTTCCAGAAGGGCTTCATCATGCAGCCCGACAGCGGCATGGTGGTCAGGCCCATCAGCAACGAGAACGGCGTCGAACTGGCTGATATTCAGCAGATCCTGAAGATAGCCTCCTCGGCGCCCAACCAGATCACCCTACCGCCGCTCTCCAAAGCCCCGAGCAACTCCACGCAGACTAGCTGCAAGCAGATGCCCTCGCTCAAGCCAAAGCCACTGGTGGCCCCACGCACCAGCCTGGCCACTTCCACTCCACCCCCGCTAATGAACGCCCAGCAGGCCTCTCCGTGCTGCATCAGCCCCAGCCTGCCACCCCCCACTAACCAGCTGCTCCAGACTCCGGGGgagtcctcttcctcctcatcttcTCCTACCAGCGGCTATGACTGCACACAAGACAGAAGCGGAGAGAAGACCCAGCTCAACATGGACGCCTTGACACCCATGGAGGCAGGGAACCAGATGGTAGTGTCCGAGTTGAAGGGGATAGGTGGAAGGAAGCCGGGGCGCAAGGAAGCTTTTCCCTGCCGCTTTTGCGAGCAGGTCTTTGGCTCCGCCAGCGTCCTGCAGGCCCACATGCGCTTCCACATGGGTGCATCACCCTATCAGTGCCGGATCTGCGACTACGCCGCCCCTGACAAAGCCACTCTGATCAGGCACTTGCGCACGCACAGCGGCGAGCGGCCTTATGCCTGCCGCATCTGCCGTTATGCCTTCACTGTCAAGGCCAACTGCGAGCGGCACCTGCGCAAGAAGCACATGAAGAACACGCGTAAGGAGATCGAGAAGAACATTGAGTATGTGTCCGGCGACTCTCCAGACTCCGTTGGTGGCGAGACGCTCTGTGGCTACTGCGGCGAGGACCTGAAGAGCTACCGGGCGCTGCAGATCCACTTGCGCACGCACGGTGGCTGCCAACGCAAGCCATTCGAGTGCCGGCGGTGTGGGGCAGCCTTTCTGGCTAAGAGGAACTGCATCCACCACCTGCTCAAACAGCATCCTGAGGTACAGGAGAGAGAGATCGAGGAGCACATCTCCACCCTACTCCTCGATCCTCCCTCCGCCCAATCGCCGGTTGCCCTCCCTCAGAACAGGCAGTTCCCTCAGCCAATCAAGGTAGAAGAGATCGGTTTCTATGCTGGCGACCCAGACCAGCCACTGGACTTCTCCAGTAAGGGTCGAGGAGGTCCCATGGTCAGTCCTTGTGGGACGAAGCAGGAAGGGGTCCACCCGCCTCTGCCTGCCTCTTATGACACTTCCTTTGAACCTATTGACCTCTCTATCCCCAAGAATCCCGAGAAGAAGTTAAAGAGAGACATTGCTGGTATGCCACCTACCGTACCTCCATTGGAGATCAAGAGAGAGGAGCTGTCCCCTGGCACCAACCATGTCCGACCCCAGGATAAAGCCCTGGGTGAGAAACCTCGTCAATTTGCGCCATACCAGGTGTCCCTCGTGCCCCCCCATACCAACGGACCTCTCAGTGCCAGTCGCCCACTGAGGCTCAAGCCCTTGCTTCCCAAGCCATTCTCAGCTCCTACGTCCTCTaaggagctccctccgctggCTTCCATCGCACAGATCATCTCTTCCGTGTCCGTTGCTCCTGCTCTGCTCAAGAGGGAGAGTGCTCCCAGCAGCCCTGGGGGTGGACTAGAACTGGTACCAGAGAAGGGCACTGGTGTCACTGGGCTCCAAAAAAATCCAGAGCCACCCAGTAAGCAACAGCCCGAGGGAGAAGATGGTGCCAGTAATGGCTCTGTAGATGAATCTTCTCCAGAAATCTCCAAGAAGAGAGGCAAAGCAAGGCCCAGCGGTGGCGGTGGCGACCATCACACCACAGAGCCCGGCGACATCGATCTGGAGTCCAGCGGAGAGTTCGCCAGCGTCGAGAAGATCCTGGCCACCACCAACGCCAACAAGTTCAGCCCATATCTGCAGCCCGATGCAGCAATAGCAGAGGCCTCCTTGAAGGAGGAGGCAAAGAGGCCTTCCACCAGTGAGGACGAGAAAGACGGCCAGGATGACAAGCAGCGGCCGCGGTCTCAGACCAAGGGCAAGAAGAACGCCTACTCCAACTCCCTACAGAAGATGACCTGCTCTTACTGCCCACGTGTTTTCCCTTGGGCAAGCTCCCTCCAGAGACACATGcttacacacacag GTCAGAAGCCGTTCCCCTGTCCCGAATGCGACGCCCTCTTCTCCACCAAGTCCAATTGCGAGAGGCACCTGCTCCGCAAGCACGGTATGGCCAACCGGGCGCAGACGCAGCAGAATGGCACCACGTCCAAACCCAAGGCATGCGAGGGCTCGCCGGAGAGTGCAG AGAGCATGTCGGACTCAGACCCTGCTACCGGGGAAGCGCTTGACCTGAGCGGCACTGAGTCCAATAAGGGGATGGCTGGGTCCAAAAGGCCTGTAACTGAAGAACAAAAACCAGAACCCACTGCTGTAGACCGacctgtccaccagggggcgctagaGCAAAATGGAGGGTGTGCTGGGCCACAGTGCGGCGAGAGCCACCCTAATGAGAAGGACGACGACTCACAGAGTAACAAAAGCTTGGACTTGAACTTTGCCAGGAAGCTAATGGACTTCAAGTTTTCTGAAgaagagcagcagcaacagcCACCACTGCCAGGAGGGGGCAGTGCGGGCCTGGAGAGCTGCAACCAGGAAGAATCAAAGCACACGTGCGGCagctgtgggaagagcttccgGCACGCTGCTACCCTGGTCCGCCACCAGAGGGTGCACGCCTCAGAGGGTCAGGAGGAGGACAGCAGGAAGGTGGTGCAGCGAGTGGCGGAAGGCAGTCAGGGCCCCGGCACTagtgcggaggagcagcagctcgaCAAGGAGAGGAAGGAGAGCGAGGGAACGGGTAGTGCCGGCGACAGCGGCTCCGAGGAAGAGGAGAAAGAGAAGGATGACAGGAGCGACGAGGAGGGCGGGGCCACAGAACCAAAGAGCAGCGAGGGGGAGTCCGGAAACAAAGCCGACAAGAGGAAGAAAGTGTGCAGTGTGTGCAATAAGCGCTTCTGGTCACTGCAGGACCTGACCAGGCACATGCGCTCCCACACAG GTGAGCGGCCTTACAAATGCCAGACGTGCGAGCGTACGTTCACGCTGAAGCACAGCTTGGTGAGGCACCAGCGGATACACCAGAAGCCCCGGGGTGAGGAGGCGCAAGGCGGCGGCGGCGGTGGGCTCGCCGGGGGTACGGCCGGCGAGGAGGAGGGGGCCAGCGGGCGTTCAGGCAGCGAGAGCGAGTCCACGCTGGGCAGTACCAACCCCTCCTCAGAGAACGAAAgcgagggggcggggcctgCACAACCTGGGGGGCAGGTGCAGCGGGAGGTCCTCGGGGAGGAGCAGGCAGAGTTGGGGCCTCCCCAGGAACTGGTGGACCAGGCCGCCGAACCTTTAGAGGAACAGTCTGACGATGCCCCAGGCAGCACAACAGCGCCCTCTGGAGGCTACATCGAGGACCTGCTGGAGCGCCCCGACAAGCCACCGTCCCTGGAGCACATGTTGCCCTCTGGAGAATCCCCTATAGTGGGGGTGGAGTGA
- the rreb1b gene encoding ras-responsive element-binding protein 1 isoform X2: MENEDARLGVGVAVALSAEPGPSGDEEESGSERQEEEHTGGDGEEAERSPAGGGGEEQPPVNPTTAPTVQINGNSNTPTKTPVKSAAPNRMLRRTQDARDDTSSFICPLCDKNCVTQHQLTMHIRQHNSDSGTTDHSCSICGKSLSSASSLDRHMLVHSGERPYKCSVCGQTFTTNGNMHRHMKIHDKDPSTGLSTSPPSPTKRRRPSAKRKPSLGDEGERTDEPPHKKGSEESQAGEWGKGGDLQPCPICFKSFLCKYGLETHMETHPDSTLRCEVCCITFRTHRGLLRHNAVVHKQLPTDPAGRPFIQNNPSIPLGFSDLAFIDFSCRKFPHIAQVWCETNLRRSTSKFHRFVCETCNRAFPLQSALNLHLATHDAGQSDSKEAPANPGSETPPTAKKAGFMESLGLQHISQMKPDQTDEEAQQAVLDSIRVIRVEPTMPSLPQEPSGIALPLPDPSSLQGLSQVSALSFLSLQPFQKGFIMQPDSGMVVRPISNENGVELADIQQILKIASSAPNQITLPPLSKAPSNSTQTSCKQMPSLKPKPLVAPRTSLATSTPPPLMNAQQASPCCISPSLPPPTNQLLQTPGESSSSSSSPTSGYDCTQDRSGEKTQLNMDALTPMEAGNQMVVSELKGIGGRKPGRKEAFPCRFCEQVFGSASVLQAHMRFHMGASPYQCRICDYAAPDKATLIRHLRTHSGERPYACRICRYAFTVKANCERHLRKKHMKNTRKEIEKNIEYVSGDSPDSVGGETLCGYCGEDLKSYRALQIHLRTHGGCQRKPFECRRCGAAFLAKRNCIHHLLKQHPEVQEREIEEHISTLLLDPPSAQSPVALPQNRQFPQPIKVEEIGFYAGDPDQPLDFSSKGRGGPMVSPCGTKQEGVHPPLPASYDTSFEPIDLSIPKNPEKKLKRDIAGMPPTVPPLEIKREELSPGTNHVRPQDKALGEKPRQFAPYQVSLVPPHTNGPLSASRPLRLKPLLPKPFSAPTSSKELPPLASIAQIISSVSVAPALLKRESAPSSPGGGLELVPEKGTGVTGLQKNPEPPSKQQPEGEDGASNGSVDESSPEISKKRGKARPSGGGGDHHTTEPGDIDLESSGEFASVEKILATTNANKFSPYLQPDAAIAEASLKEEAKRPSTSEDEKDGQDDKQRPRSQTKGKKNAYSNSLQKMTCSYCPRVFPWASSLQRHMLTHTGQKPFPCPECDALFSTKSNCERHLLRKHGMANRAQTQQNGTTSKPKACEGSPESAESMSDSDPATGEALDLSGTESNKGMAGSKRPVTEEQKPEPTAVDRPVHQGALEQNGGCAGPQCGESHPNEKDDDSQSNKSLDLNFARKLMDFKFSEEEQQQQPPLPGGGSAGLESCNQEESKHTCGSCGKSFRHAATLVRHQRVHASEGQEEDSRKVVQRVAEGSQGPGTSAEEQQLDKERKESEGTGSAGDSGSEEEEKEKDDRSDEEGGATEPKSSEGESGNKADKRKKVCSVCNKRFWSLQDLTRHMRSHTGERPYKCQTCERTFTLKHSLVRHQRIHQKPRGEEAQGGGGGGLAGGTAGEEEGASGRSGSESESTLGSTNPSSENESEGAGPAQPGGQVQREVLGEEQAELGPPQELVDQAAEPLEEQSDDAPGSTTAPSGGYIEDLLERPDKPPSLEHMLPSGESPIVGVE, translated from the exons ATGGAGAACGAGGACGCGCGGCTGGGAGTCGGGGTCGCTGTGGCGCTGAGCGCGGAGCCAGGCCCATCGGGAGACGAGGAGGAAAGTGGGTCCGAGCGGCAGGAGGAGGAGCACACAG GAGGTGACGGCGAGGAGGCTGAGCGCTCCCCGGCTGGGGGAGGTGGGGAGGAGCAGCCCCCTGTGAATCCCACGACGGCACCTACTGTCCAGATCAATGGGAACTCCAACACGCCCACCAAGACCCCCGTCAAGTCGGCGGCCCCGAACCGCATGCTAAGGCGGACCCAG GATGCCAGGGACGACACCTCATCCTTCATCTGCCCCTTATGCGACAAGAACTGCGTCACGCAGCACCAGCTGACCATGCACATCCGACAG CACAACTCGGACAGCGGGACCACGGACCACTCGTGCAGCATCTGCGGAAAGTCGCTGAGCTCGGCCAGCTCCCTGGACCGGCACATGCTGGTGCACAGCGGCGAGAGGCCCTACAAGTGCTCCGTGTGCGGACAGACCTTCACCACCAACGGCAACATGCACAG GCACATGAAGATACACGACAAAGACCCCAGCACAGGCCTGAGCacaagccccccctcccccaccaagcGACGAAGGCCTTCCGCCAAGAGGAAGCCCAGCCTGGGTGATGAGGGCGAGCGCACGGACGAGCCCCCGCATAaaaag GGGTCCGAGGAGAGCCAGGCGGGTGAGTGGGGCAAAGGCGGGGATCTGCAGCCTTGTCCCATCTGCTTCAAGAGCTTCTTGTGCAAATACGGCCTGGAGACGCACATGGAGACCCACCCTGACAGCACACTCAG GTGTGAGGTGTGCTGCATCACTTTCCGCACTCACCGAGGTCTGCTGCGTCATAACGCCGTCGTCCACAAGCAGCTTCCCACCGACCCTGCCGGACGCCCCTTCATCCAGAATAATCCCTCCATCCCACTGGGTTTCAGTGACCTGGCCTTCATTGACTTCTCCTGCAGGAAGTTCCCACACATCGCCCAG GTTTGGTGTGAGACCAATCTCCGCCGATCTACCAGCAAGTTCCATCGCTTTGTGTGTGAGACCTGCAACAGGGCCTTCCCCCTTCAGTCCGCCCTCAATCTGCACTTGGCCACTCACGACGCCGGACAGAGTGATTCAAAGGAAGCCCCGGCCAATCCCGGCAGTGAAACGCCGCCCACCGCTAAGAAGGCCGGCTTCATGGAGTCTCTGGGCCTGCAGCACATTTCCCAGATGAAGCCAGATCAGACGGATGAGGAGGCCCAGCAAGCTGTGCTGGACAGCATCCGGGTCATCCGCGTGGAGCCAACTATGCCCAGCCTACCTCAGGAGCCCAGTGGCATTGCCCTTCCCCTGCCGGACCCGTCGTCACTGCAGGGCCTCTCCCAGGTGAGTGCCCTGAGCTTCCTGTCGCTGCAGCCCTTCCAGAAGGGCTTCATCATGCAGCCCGACAGCGGCATGGTGGTCAGGCCCATCAGCAACGAGAACGGCGTCGAACTGGCTGATATTCAGCAGATCCTGAAGATAGCCTCCTCGGCGCCCAACCAGATCACCCTACCGCCGCTCTCCAAAGCCCCGAGCAACTCCACGCAGACTAGCTGCAAGCAGATGCCCTCGCTCAAGCCAAAGCCACTGGTGGCCCCACGCACCAGCCTGGCCACTTCCACTCCACCCCCGCTAATGAACGCCCAGCAGGCCTCTCCGTGCTGCATCAGCCCCAGCCTGCCACCCCCCACTAACCAGCTGCTCCAGACTCCGGGGgagtcctcttcctcctcatcttcTCCTACCAGCGGCTATGACTGCACACAAGACAGAAGCGGAGAGAAGACCCAGCTCAACATGGACGCCTTGACACCCATGGAGGCAGGGAACCAGATGGTAGTGTCCGAGTTGAAGGGGATAGGTGGAAGGAAGCCGGGGCGCAAGGAAGCTTTTCCCTGCCGCTTTTGCGAGCAGGTCTTTGGCTCCGCCAGCGTCCTGCAGGCCCACATGCGCTTCCACATGGGTGCATCACCCTATCAGTGCCGGATCTGCGACTACGCCGCCCCTGACAAAGCCACTCTGATCAGGCACTTGCGCACGCACAGCGGCGAGCGGCCTTATGCCTGCCGCATCTGCCGTTATGCCTTCACTGTCAAGGCCAACTGCGAGCGGCACCTGCGCAAGAAGCACATGAAGAACACGCGTAAGGAGATCGAGAAGAACATTGAGTATGTGTCCGGCGACTCTCCAGACTCCGTTGGTGGCGAGACGCTCTGTGGCTACTGCGGCGAGGACCTGAAGAGCTACCGGGCGCTGCAGATCCACTTGCGCACGCACGGTGGCTGCCAACGCAAGCCATTCGAGTGCCGGCGGTGTGGGGCAGCCTTTCTGGCTAAGAGGAACTGCATCCACCACCTGCTCAAACAGCATCCTGAGGTACAGGAGAGAGAGATCGAGGAGCACATCTCCACCCTACTCCTCGATCCTCCCTCCGCCCAATCGCCGGTTGCCCTCCCTCAGAACAGGCAGTTCCCTCAGCCAATCAAGGTAGAAGAGATCGGTTTCTATGCTGGCGACCCAGACCAGCCACTGGACTTCTCCAGTAAGGGTCGAGGAGGTCCCATGGTCAGTCCTTGTGGGACGAAGCAGGAAGGGGTCCACCCGCCTCTGCCTGCCTCTTATGACACTTCCTTTGAACCTATTGACCTCTCTATCCCCAAGAATCCCGAGAAGAAGTTAAAGAGAGACATTGCTGGTATGCCACCTACCGTACCTCCATTGGAGATCAAGAGAGAGGAGCTGTCCCCTGGCACCAACCATGTCCGACCCCAGGATAAAGCCCTGGGTGAGAAACCTCGTCAATTTGCGCCATACCAGGTGTCCCTCGTGCCCCCCCATACCAACGGACCTCTCAGTGCCAGTCGCCCACTGAGGCTCAAGCCCTTGCTTCCCAAGCCATTCTCAGCTCCTACGTCCTCTaaggagctccctccgctggCTTCCATCGCACAGATCATCTCTTCCGTGTCCGTTGCTCCTGCTCTGCTCAAGAGGGAGAGTGCTCCCAGCAGCCCTGGGGGTGGACTAGAACTGGTACCAGAGAAGGGCACTGGTGTCACTGGGCTCCAAAAAAATCCAGAGCCACCCAGTAAGCAACAGCCCGAGGGAGAAGATGGTGCCAGTAATGGCTCTGTAGATGAATCTTCTCCAGAAATCTCCAAGAAGAGAGGCAAAGCAAGGCCCAGCGGTGGCGGTGGCGACCATCACACCACAGAGCCCGGCGACATCGATCTGGAGTCCAGCGGAGAGTTCGCCAGCGTCGAGAAGATCCTGGCCACCACCAACGCCAACAAGTTCAGCCCATATCTGCAGCCCGATGCAGCAATAGCAGAGGCCTCCTTGAAGGAGGAGGCAAAGAGGCCTTCCACCAGTGAGGACGAGAAAGACGGCCAGGATGACAAGCAGCGGCCGCGGTCTCAGACCAAGGGCAAGAAGAACGCCTACTCCAACTCCCTACAGAAGATGACCTGCTCTTACTGCCCACGTGTTTTCCCTTGGGCAAGCTCCCTCCAGAGACACATGcttacacacacag GTCAGAAGCCGTTCCCCTGTCCCGAATGCGACGCCCTCTTCTCCACCAAGTCCAATTGCGAGAGGCACCTGCTCCGCAAGCACGGTATGGCCAACCGGGCGCAGACGCAGCAGAATGGCACCACGTCCAAACCCAAGGCATGCGAGGGCTCGCCGGAGAGTGCAG AGAGCATGTCGGACTCAGACCCTGCTACCGGGGAAGCGCTTGACCTGAGCGGCACTGAGTCCAATAAGGGGATGGCTGGGTCCAAAAGGCCTGTAACTGAAGAACAAAAACCAGAACCCACTGCTGTAGACCGacctgtccaccagggggcgctagaGCAAAATGGAGGGTGTGCTGGGCCACAGTGCGGCGAGAGCCACCCTAATGAGAAGGACGACGACTCACAGAGTAACAAAAGCTTGGACTTGAACTTTGCCAGGAAGCTAATGGACTTCAAGTTTTCTGAAgaagagcagcagcaacagcCACCACTGCCAGGAGGGGGCAGTGCGGGCCTGGAGAGCTGCAACCAGGAAGAATCAAAGCACACGTGCGGCagctgtgggaagagcttccgGCACGCTGCTACCCTGGTCCGCCACCAGAGGGTGCACGCCTCAGAGGGTCAGGAGGAGGACAGCAGGAAGGTGGTGCAGCGAGTGGCGGAAGGCAGTCAGGGCCCCGGCACTagtgcggaggagcagcagctcgaCAAGGAGAGGAAGGAGAGCGAGGGAACGGGTAGTGCCGGCGACAGCGGCTCCGAGGAAGAGGAGAAAGAGAAGGATGACAGGAGCGACGAGGAGGGCGGGGCCACAGAACCAAAGAGCAGCGAGGGGGAGTCCGGAAACAAAGCCGACAAGAGGAAGAAAGTGTGCAGTGTGTGCAATAAGCGCTTCTGGTCACTGCAGGACCTGACCAGGCACATGCGCTCCCACACAG GTGAGCGGCCTTACAAATGCCAGACGTGCGAGCGTACGTTCACGCTGAAGCACAGCTTGGTGAGGCACCAGCGGATACACCAGAAGCCCCGGGGTGAGGAGGCGCAAGGCGGCGGCGGCGGTGGGCTCGCCGGGGGTACGGCCGGCGAGGAGGAGGGGGCCAGCGGGCGTTCAGGCAGCGAGAGCGAGTCCACGCTGGGCAGTACCAACCCCTCCTCAGAGAACGAAAgcgagggggcggggcctgCACAACCTGGGGGGCAGGTGCAGCGGGAGGTCCTCGGGGAGGAGCAGGCAGAGTTGGGGCCTCCCCAGGAACTGGTGGACCAGGCCGCCGAACCTTTAGAGGAACAGTCTGACGATGCCCCAGGCAGCACAACAGCGCCCTCTGGAGGCTACATCGAGGACCTGCTGGAGCGCCCCGACAAGCCACCGTCCCTGGAGCACATGTTGCCCTCTGGAGAATCCCCTATAGTGGGGGTGGAGTGA